Proteins encoded in a region of the Vicinamibacterales bacterium genome:
- a CDS encoding energy transducer TonB: MSAPARRLIAPFLLAASFAQSALGQVPGGRDVVGAARDLYASARYDEALAVLNELRPSDGAAAVVDRKAIEQYRSLCLLALGRGSEAESAIAAVVTADPTYLPGEAEASPRVRAAFSDVRRRLLPDLASARYSEAKAAFDRKDHTLAVQQFRQTITLLDDPDMGGRLADLRTLSAGFLDLAIAAMAPPPAPPKPVAAPPPAVPQPDPNRIYTMSDPDVTAPAIVRQEMPRLTPSMKLQAKERGVIEVVIDELGRVAYAAIRASVHPMFDAELLSAARDWRYQAATMAGKPVKYRKLIQINVSRNTP, from the coding sequence ATGTCCGCACCCGCACGACGACTCATCGCCCCGTTTCTGCTCGCCGCCTCGTTCGCGCAATCCGCCCTCGGGCAGGTTCCCGGCGGGCGCGACGTCGTCGGCGCCGCCCGCGACCTGTATGCATCCGCCCGCTACGACGAAGCGCTCGCCGTGCTCAACGAGCTGCGGCCGAGCGACGGCGCCGCGGCGGTGGTCGATCGCAAGGCGATCGAGCAGTACCGATCGCTTTGCCTGCTCGCGCTGGGCCGGGGCAGCGAAGCCGAGAGCGCGATTGCGGCGGTCGTGACCGCCGACCCCACGTATCTGCCGGGGGAGGCGGAAGCGTCGCCGCGCGTCCGCGCCGCGTTCTCGGACGTCCGCCGCCGGCTGCTGCCCGACCTGGCGAGCGCGCGCTACAGCGAAGCGAAAGCGGCGTTCGATCGCAAGGATCACACGCTCGCCGTGCAGCAGTTCCGGCAGACCATCACGCTGCTCGACGATCCGGACATGGGCGGCAGGCTCGCGGATCTCAGGACGCTGTCCGCCGGGTTCCTCGATCTCGCGATCGCCGCGATGGCGCCGCCGCCCGCCCCGCCGAAGCCGGTTGCCGCGCCGCCGCCGGCCGTGCCGCAGCCCGATCCCAACCGCATCTACACGATGAGCGACCCCGACGTGACGGCGCCCGCGATCGTCCGGCAGGAGATGCCGCGGCTCACGCCGTCGATGAAGCTTCAGGCCAAGGAGCGCGGCGTCATCGAGGTGGTGATCGACGAATTGGGGCGTGTCGCCTACGCGGCGATCCGCGCGAGCGTCCATCCCATGTTCGACGCCGAGCTGCTGTCCGCCGCGCGCGACTGGCGCTATCAGGCGGCGACGATGGCGGGCAAGCCGGTGAAATACCGGAAGTTGATCCAGATTAACGTCAGCCGTAACACGCCGTAG